From the genome of Clostridium sp. BNL1100, one region includes:
- a CDS encoding ketoacyl-ACP synthase III: MAKGILKNVEIKGIACAVPERIVDNKEFFGVFGEESVQKFINMTGVKTRHVAIDEQCASDLCYVAAKTLMEKLNWEASTIDALIFISQTPDYAVPATACVLQYRLGLSQDCIAFDINLGCSAYVYGLWQAATMISTQNINRVLLLVGDTSNFGINPNDSATAMIFGDGGTATALEKTEGKDITYFLKTKGSGYKCIMVPAGHARNRSQTIMDKSECELSMNGADVFNFTITDVRKSLADFISDFSIDKNDVDMYVFHQANLFILKHLAMRLGIPMEKVPLSIEKYGNTSGESIPLTLVDTLGSEQSDDTIKLLMCGFGVGLSYGAIYLEMKKSACIPMIYTDYYFDGVDKK, encoded by the coding sequence TTGGCTAAAGGTATATTGAAAAATGTAGAGATTAAAGGTATAGCGTGTGCAGTACCTGAGCGTATAGTGGATAACAAAGAATTTTTTGGGGTATTCGGAGAGGAAAGCGTACAAAAGTTTATAAATATGACAGGTGTTAAAACGAGGCATGTAGCTATTGACGAGCAATGTGCTTCTGATTTATGCTATGTTGCTGCAAAAACCCTCATGGAGAAGTTGAACTGGGAGGCTTCTACTATTGATGCTTTGATTTTCATTTCCCAGACACCTGATTATGCAGTACCAGCAACCGCATGTGTTCTTCAATATAGACTTGGGCTAAGTCAAGACTGTATAGCCTTTGACATAAACCTCGGATGTTCTGCTTATGTCTATGGGCTGTGGCAAGCCGCTACAATGATCTCTACACAGAATATAAACAGGGTTCTTCTGCTTGTTGGAGATACCAGTAATTTCGGAATAAATCCAAATGACAGTGCAACCGCAATGATATTTGGTGATGGTGGAACAGCAACTGCTTTGGAAAAAACAGAAGGTAAAGATATTACATACTTTTTGAAAACCAAAGGCAGCGGCTATAAGTGCATTATGGTACCTGCAGGCCATGCAAGAAATAGAAGCCAAACCATAATGGATAAATCTGAGTGTGAATTGTCCATGAATGGAGCTGATGTTTTTAATTTTACTATCACTGATGTACGGAAGTCTTTGGCCGACTTTATATCAGATTTCTCTATTGATAAAAATGATGTAGATATGTATGTGTTTCATCAAGCGAATCTATTTATTCTCAAGCATTTGGCGATGAGACTGGGTATCCCCATGGAAAAGGTTCCTTTATCAATTGAGAAATATGGAAACACAAGCGGTGAATCTATTCCTCTGACTTTGGTTGATACATTGGGTTCAGAACAATCGGATGATACAATAAAACTGCTAATGTGCGGGTTTGGTGTGGGCTTATCATATGGAGCAATTTACCTGGAAATGAAAAAGTCCGCTTGTATTCCTATGATATATACTGATTATTATTTTGATGGGGTTGATAAAAAGTGA
- a CDS encoding phosphopantetheine-containing protein, translating to MTHKEKLNLLEELLLLEKDTLDEATELDSISEWDSMAVISTIAMFDSVYNMDIKSDEIKKFKTVKDIIDKME from the coding sequence ATGACTCATAAAGAAAAGCTTAATCTTCTGGAAGAATTGCTGCTACTGGAGAAAGATACTCTGGATGAAGCTACAGAACTGGATAGTATCAGTGAATGGGATTCCATGGCTGTAATATCGACAATCGCTATGTTTGATAGCGTTTATAACATGGACATCAAATCAGATGAAATAAAGAAATTTAAAACCGTAAAAGATATTATTGATAAAATGGAGTGA